ttagacatatacagtatatagaccaaggaagctcataaaggtgatattagggctacagcccacatctagcaccatagtgaggcttagacatatacagtatatacaacaaggaagctcataaaggtgatattagggctacagcccacatctagcaccatagtgaggcttagacatctCCCATTACTACTACTATGACGTTATAACATACAAAGCTGAACCAATACAATTTCTGTTTATACTTACTGGTACAGGGATGtgtggtggtcgcatgtgcagggCTTGCACCATGTCCCAATTGATATGCCGGAAAAACTTCTGGGCTCTGATGTCACCGTGGACCCCTAAGCGCGTCGTAGGATCTTCCCGGAGGAGCTAGAAAGGTTTAAATGTAATCTTATAAtttgaactattattactgtcctggtctagtataacatgtattacatagagaatatattcaccttcttgatgatgttcttcgcctcgatgttggaggcattaaatcgtcctcgatgatacttggacctgctggtaaccatgatattaagaatgatacctaaggcataccagttgatggcagcattgtactcctccccgctcagcatctcagGAGCCATGAAGCCCGGCGTTCCAGCATATCCGGAGGCTGTGCGGTCTCCATAGATGTCCTCGAGGGCCAACCCGAAGTCGGCGATCTTTAGATGGCCCGCTGAAGTCACCAGGATGTTGTCCGGCTTGAGATCTCTGTGAAGTAGAGGAAACAATGGTTTATTCCCATTCATACTGCTAAGAGAGAATCTGTCCCATTAGCTGATTTACTTTATAAGTATATGAAGATGTTACCTAATGTGCGCACAAACATCCAGAATTAATATATCTAAGTATGTTTTCTATCAGATTCCAAAACATCTACTATAATATAATCTGGGATTACAGACCCGGCCTGAGTCCATCACACCTAAAAaagacaagaatatatttaccggTGGACGATGCCCTTCGCATGCAGGTGTTGGATACCGCATACAAGTTCCGCTGCGTAGAAACTGGCACGAAGTGGAGAGAAGAGAATTAGTATCTGGAGGCTGACAGAAAGCTCTGAAAAACACATAATACAGAAGAGCAGAAGATCCACCATGTGAGGTTATTACTATAGACTGCAGGGATCACACATCTCATTCTTCATGCTACATGTTCTCTAATCCTATCTTATTCTGCATACTAGAAACATGGGGATAAGGACTCCTGCACAGGGCAGCGCCATATGTGTTTGTGTTATAGATCAGTGGGCTCTCTGTGCGACACCCTATAGAGCCTCGAGAAGATATATCATCCACTGGAgcaatgcaatataatgttacatgtggtggagctatttttttttttttgcagattaatggctgccaaacagtgccgatatacaagaacagccatttccctgctttaggtgcagtcctatgcaagcacTGTGTGAATTAGAGTTATGTATAAGCGATTCTGCTATTACTATGTGAGATCCATGATCTACAGGTTCAGACCATATAGAGAGTAATAAGCCTAGAATTGGATAAAAGTCTTTTAACAAAGTGTTTCAGTACTAAcatccactggtgtaactatagggaatgcggttACACCTcagcctaggagccttaggggcctataaggcttctcttctccatatagggagtccagtactataaataaagcattatatttgggggtcctgttacaggttttccattggggcccaggagctttaagttacgtctctgcgttaaggggttaagagaagttgggtggccccaagataaacttttgtacccgggcccatgagcctttagctaccccCCTGCTAACATCCTATAAATGGAGAGTATAGGTGCAGCTTCTGAGTATAACACTCTATTCTATGTACAGTCCCTTAATGAATGGAGTCCATCATTGGAGCTTGTATGTGGGCAGTAAGGCTAACAAtctaaaggttcctttacacaggactactataggttacataagcgcccaacagccattccatgaagagccgcccaactatcgcccctgtgctttacaagcagtgatagtcgttctgtgaatggaggctgagtggttgaagatcatgctgacccgccgcctccattcacagtaaacaggcagtcatgcattgtagaacgattgccggtttacacggccgatagacgcttggtttttagttctgctaagtgactctgaccagtgatcgatttctcgctccatacccagtacacgggacggctattgcctgaatttgctgcttccagcgataattgccccgtgtaagggtaacttcactcatgtactgtcctcttcatgtataacctacagggagatgtttattagcttacgactacattaccgtgcacaggggctgtcgagacaccccttccgctgtagaagttcatcgaagtctccgcagttgatgtactccattccgagcagcaccaggtcctgccatacagaagagcgatacaagaatgtgaatgtctaggatcaagttaccaaatgattgcagcgtcttcattctatacagacaggaactatcacaggttgatccagggattattctgaccgccattatggagtcgggaaggaattttccccgaaagggctaattggtttctgcctcctggggttttttgccttcctctggattaacaaggctgacctagatggaccttgtctgtttttaatggtatcatttagtctactatataatgtatgggaacatttttacatttgtaaGTGTGGTGAAATGATAAAACGCACTGATGCCATTATCCTGCAGATCTTACTGTGACAcaacgttattctgtgggtcggtacgataacGGCGATTAGCAcgcttatatagtttttattaagttttactacttttaacctgaaatattaaattttcaaaattcttggcaccagagggatattaatttaatttattttatgaCAACCAAACTGCACTgatctttcattggctgcagttgtcatgtggtttcctgtgacatcatctgtcacaacaatcccCGGGAATGCAGCGGGCTCCAGGGCTGGATCCCGGAggctgcagaggggtaagtatatctcaatttattattttaatacagaggGTCTTATTGAAGAggagttgtccagtaactgggcaacccctttaatttcaagtgaCACAAGCTGCCATTTAGCATGCTATGTGAGAGACGGTTACAAACTAATTCCAATGAGAGCAGCCTGTATTGTAGAAAGGGGGGGGTCTGCAGCAACAATTCAATACCAtgatgccctgaaaataagaccttgtcttatataaatttttgttcctaaaacaggcacagggtcttattttcgggggatgtcttagtAATACTAAGCTAGTAGCCGTGGTCCGGGTTCCTCCCGCTAATTTGCAAAGTTCTGTAGCTCCGccgggcttcctgcactccttgACCGCCGACAGATCATCATTTCCTGGCTGCAGCGTTCCtaaatcccaccttcaggaagcgatggctctgattagccagcgagcactgctgtcagccaatcactgcagtgctctctGAACCAACGCGATGGCTGGTGAGttcaaatgctgcggaattgtTACGGAATTTCAGCTACAGAATGTGCACCGATATTCCCCAACAATGTGCAGTACAATGTAAATGAGAGggcttttaacaaaccccattcactaacaaTGGACACAACCTGCAGTGGAGGATAGTCATGCAGCATGCGTCATCTGTCACAGGAAAGTCATGGATcttcattgtggatttcattcAAGGTAATGAGTGACGTCCGCAGtgaaaatcagcagattgactcccCGATGTTTGCACGTACCCCTGTGGTTTGCTTCtatgtttgtatttgtttttaaGTGGTTCAATTTGTGTCTCTAGAACTTTGATTAGAGTCCTTGCACGTGTAGCACCCAGTTTTTGGTATTTTCGGTTGTGCTTGTTACTGTTGTTCACCTTGACATCCATAGACTCACGGCTCCCATATCCCTGTACAGATATACTAGGACATTAATAAGCATAGCATTGTACACCTACAAACTGAATAGCAGGCATTCATTATAATAAAGGTATTGTATATTTAACGGACCCTCAGTGTAAAGTGGGGCCCATTGTGACTATTGTTATGTCAGCCCAAGACCTCTGTGGATGGAAATGTCTTACTGTTGCACGGCTCGCAGATACTTTGTATCACCACAGCATCAGGTACATATACTGGTATTTGTTCATTTGGAAGTAGTCATAAATGTACCTTTGTCTGGAAAGCAAATTGTCCATGTAGAAGAAAGGGGCTGCCAGATGCAAGTTGTAGCACCCGCCGCTCCACCATCACGCGGTCCTCTCCTTCGGTAAGCAGGCTTCTCTTGGCGATGACTTTCACAGCAAACTTCTGCCGAGTAgagttgtcttctgccagcaccaccTAGAAAAATAGTCATTTATGAAGACTCTTTAAAGAggacaaatagagcaaaaatccgAAACTAATCTGAAGGTTGGATTCACAGTGCAGGTTTGCAGTGCCGATTCTTCAGCGCAGCTCCATAGcaatctacagtacaatgcatctggatggagatctgtgtaacagtagggaattacatgttatgtagtaatattaatgctgtgtgcagagcaagAAACATGTGAGGAGAAGACGCATTGTAGTTCCATCTTACTAGCAGGGTCTCAGACAAtgatcatgcagctttgtcatcatcAGCCTCTTGTAGGATTCTACTATATTAGAAGTATCGCACGCGCTCTAGACTTTACATTGTGGACCGTTGGAGAAGCCAAAGTATAGAACCTCTTGTAtcagaacaataaagcagaagagcCTGAACACATCACTTCAGTGTTTTTCGAACCTGTTTCACATTCCATGTTCTGTATATGCCGTGTGCAGGCACATCCTAATGCCATACATACATGTGATAGTCAGTCCGTCCAATAGTCCAATCCATATTTTAGCCCCATTTGCGGTGGTGAGAGGATTCACCTATAtgctctcctcagtcagtaagtaacggccgttttctgtgattgtttttaattctctatatttccccttctgtgatgcatttatattagtgtagggacccactacaacgcaaggaatcgcgaagtggttagtgggctcatgtatcttggccaacatccaaccaatgccttgcatttattatctatcattcacatgcagcgtggctttaagactccaggggtgCCCAGgggggcagtaccaatgtggttcactgatggaagtgcagggcaacccgccgaattattatggcgtcattaataggttgctggtctgcatggtgaactacatatatcagaatggtctggcactttgtatccactctgtgtgggagtatacaccaagcagccacccccctcattatcaggaggcagtgtgagtggtggtCTCATCAGTGTATAGGTGTAACACAGGTGTAATTTGCtcccccatttggtagtcagcctacctgcatggtgagaggaggatgcatctatatgcactccttactcagtattTTACTATTAGTAGAAGCGCAGATAGCGCTGACAACATTgtagcagcctgggttggtactacagACAGTGAATTCActgggagctttgcctgcagtaccaacccaggcctctgTATTATgggcagcgctgtctgcttccggcactGCCAGCAGGCCCAGTCGTTAGCTGTACTTACTGCATAGCAGGAGTTTGGGGTTTATATTATGTctgtataactttttattcatgtatttttGGGCGGTGAGACCTAGAAATGTCACcattgtgttttgggtttttactgactttactatgcagcataaatcgcttgagaacattatactccggatcagcacgattagagcaataccaaatgtatacagtcctaatgttttactacttttgtaaagAGGGGCATACATTGAACTCACAGGGTCCcacagcaaaactcagaattaAATGAGGGACAACATATCTAtaacagtggctcagctctagtatacctctaatacaatcatatcatagagatgctagattctacactgtgatagtgattacagtgctgttacctccagtgatcacatgtgacatctcctctgattgatgacttctggtttcgtttttgttctttgtctgggcccagacagccactaagatttcttcttgccaagatccatccctgcacattccccatcctaccactagctctcactatctctccatagtattggtgtctcctctgtggccccagaaagtacCGCTGTCCCCTCTATGTGTCCCTACAGACTTCTGGCATCCCCTCTGCGGTGCCACAAACTACTGATGTCCCTTCTGTGTCTTTCCTTCCCCCTGAATGTCCCACTAACAGGTGCAGCATAAATCTCTATGTAACCTGCTGGTAGGGGGCGCTGCTTTCTCAGGCTTCTTATACACAGCTGAGTATGATCTCGAGTTGTGAAAcccagactgatatcgcactcgtcaaCCTTTGATTCACCCACAGATACAaggcatttttctttaaaaacgcctcccatcacttcaggaagagtgcaggaaggaggtggagaggagaaggc
This region of Eleutherodactylus coqui strain aEleCoq1 chromosome 5, aEleCoq1.hap1, whole genome shotgun sequence genomic DNA includes:
- the LOC136628958 gene encoding protein kinase C delta type-like; the protein is MVERRVLQLASGSPFLLHGQFAFQTKDLVLLGMEYINCGDFDELLQRKGCLDSPCARFYAAELVCGIQHLHAKGIVHRDLKPDNILVTSAGHLKIADFGLALEDIYGDRTASGYAGTPGFMAPEMLSGEEYNAAINWYALGIILNIMVTSRSKYHRGRFNASNIEAKNIIKKLLREDPTTRLGVHGDIRAQKFFRHINWDMVQALHMRPPHIPVPSNNIRRGSRPFNLERMEAAEAHHSAISADHQALFTGFSFVSTNWKTLDSTPAF